The following is a genomic window from Panulirus ornatus isolate Po-2019 chromosome 16, ASM3632096v1, whole genome shotgun sequence.
ccatttttgctttccgagataatgttctcgacttccacacattcttcaaggcccccagaattttcgccccctcccccaccctatgatccacttctgcttccatggttccatccgctgccagatccactcccagatatctaaaacacttcacttcctccagtttttctccattcaaactcacctcccaattgacttgaccctcaaccctactgtacctaataaccttgctcttattcacatttactcttaactttcttctttcacacactttaccagactcagtcaccagcttctgcagtttctcacatgaatcagccaccagcgctgtatcatcagcgaacaacaactgactcacttcccaagctctctcatccccaacagacttcatacttgcccctctttccaaaactcttgcatttacctccctaacaaccccatccataaacaaattaaacaaccatggagacatcacacacccctgccgcaaacctacattcactgagaaccaatcactttcctctcttcctacatgtacacatgccttacatcctcgataaaaacttttcactgcttctaacaactttcctcccacaccatatattcttaataccttccacagagcatctctatcaactctatcatatgccttctccagatccataaatgctacatacaaatccatttgcttttctaagtatttctcacatacattcttcaaagcaaacacctgatccacacatcctctaccacttctgaaaccacactgctcttccccaatctgatgctctgtacatgccttcaccctctcaatcaataccctcccatataatttaccaggaatactcaacagacttatacctctataatttgagcactcactcttatcccctttgcctttgtacaatggcactatgcacgcattccgccaatcctcaggcacctcaccatgagtcatacatacattaaataaccttaccaaccagtcagcaatacagtcacccccttttttaataaattccactgcaataccatccaaacctgctgccttgccggctttcatcttccgcaaagcttttactacctcttctctgtttaccaaatcattttccctaaccctctcactttgcacaccacctcgaccaaaacaccctatatctgccactctatcatcaaacacattcaacaaaccttcaaaatactcactccatctccttctcacatcaccactacttgttatcacctccccatttgcgcccttcactgaagttcccatttgctcccttgtcttacgcactttatttacctccttccagaacatctttttattctccctaaaatgcaTGGATATAAATGTTGTATTATTGGCCAGAAGTTATAAATGTTGACCATCCCAATAATTTTATCACATACATTTTGATTTGTTGATACAACTGATTCTTTTGGTTTGTTGTGGAAGTTTCCATGAGATGCTTAGTCATCTCTGATCCACAGACCATAttgatattttttgaaaaaataaccAGCTTTTTCATGTACAATATAATTACAGATATCCTTTGTCAGATATAAAAGGCAATTGAAATTCATATTGGATCTAACTAAACAGACATGTAAAGCATACTTTATAATTTTGAGGTAGATATtaatgtttagaaagggtagtgagtggtgggatgaagaagtaagagtattagtgaaagagaagagagaggcatttggacgatttttgcagggaaaaaatgcaattgagtgggagaagtataaaagaaagagacaggaggtcaagagaaaggtgcaagaggtgaaaaaaagggcaaatgagagttggggtgagagactatcagtaaattttagggaaaataaaaagatgttctggaaggaggtaaatagggtgcgtaagacaagggagcaaatgggaacttcagtgaagggcgtaaatggggaggtgataacaagtagcggtgatgtgagaaggagatggaatgagtattttgaaggtttgttgaatgtgtctgatgacagagtggcagatatagggtgttttggtcgaggtggtgtgcaaagtgagagggttagggaaaatgatttggtaaacagagaagaggtagtaaaagctttgcggaagatgaaagccggcaaggcagcaggtttggatggtattgcagtggaatttattaagaaagggggtgactgtattgttgactggttggtaaggttatttaatgtatgtatgactcatggtgaggtgcctgaggattggcggaatgcgtgcatagtgccattgtacaaaggcaaaggggataagagtgagtgctcaaattacagaggtataagtttgttgagtattcctggtaaattatatggtagggtattgattgagagggtgaaggcatgtacagagcatcagattggggaagagcagtgcggtttcagaagtggtagaggatgtgtggatcaggtgtttgctttgaagaatgtatgtgagaaatacttagaaaagcaaatggatttgtatgtagcatttatggatctggagaaggcatatgatagagttgatagagatgctctgtggaaggtattaagaatatatggtgtgggaggcaagttgttagaagcagtgaaaagtttttatcgaggatgtaaggcatgtgtacgtgtaggaagagaggaaagtgattggttctcagtgaatgtaggtttgcggcaggggtgtgtgatgtctccatggttgtttaatttgtttatggatggggttgtaagggaggtaaatgcaagagtcctggaaagaggggcaagtatgaagtctgttggggatgagagagcttgggaagtgagtcagttgttgttcgctgatgatacagcgctggtggctgattcatgtgagaaactgcagaagctggtgactgagtttggtaaagtgtgtggaagaagaaagttgagagtaaatgtgaataagagcaaggttattaggtacagtaggggtgagggtcaagtcaattgggaggtgagtttgaatggagaaaaactggaggaagtgaagtgttttagatatctgggagtggatctgtcagcggatggaaccatggaagcggaagtggatcatagggtgggggagggggcgaaaattttgggagccttgaaaaatgtgtggaagtcgagaacactatctcggaaagcaaaaatgggtatgtttgagggaatagtggttccaacaatgttgtatggttgcgaggcgtgggctatggatagagatgtgcgcaggaggatggatgtgctggaaatgagatgtttgaggacaatgtgtggtgtgaggtggtttgatcgagtaagtaacgtaagggtaagagagatgtgtggaaataaaaagagcgtggttgagagagcagaagagggtgttttgaaatggtttgggcacatggagagaatgagtgaggagagattgaccaagaggatatatgtgtcggaggtggagggaacgaggagaagagggagaccaaattggaggtggaaagatggagtgaaaaagattttgtgtgatcggggcctgaacatgcaggagggtgaaaggagggcaagaaatagagtgaagtggagtcatgtggtatacaggggttgacgtgctgtcagtggattgaagcaaggcatgtgaagcgtctggggtaaaccatggaaagctgtgtaggtatgtatatttgcgtgtgtggacgtgtgtatgtacatgtgtatgggggggggggggttgggccatttctttcgtctgtttccttgcgctacctcgcaaacgcgggagacagcgacaaagtataaaaaaaaaaaaaaaaaaaaaattaatgcatACAACACACAAGATATAGTTTGTACCCTTTTAATATTTTCAATTAAATAGTGCTGAGTACAAAATACTTTGGTATCATAATATTCATGCTTTTACATTATTAATGCCTTCCGAGATGAATTTAATCTTTTTAGAAGAATGTAGGACATATATCATAGTACTGTATGTGGAAACAAATCATCTAGATTTATCCAGACTTTTAATGAAAAGCATTACAGTGGGAATAATACAGACTTAGTTGGTAAGCATGACTAGAGTTTCAATAAGGTTTCCTTGATGTTCTCTGAGTGCTCTCTCAGCCTTCACCTTGGGAATTTCTAGTTCCTTCATGATCAGCTCTACATCTTCTTTTTTAATTGACACCTTGGCCAACTCTTGCTCTTTTGCTATctgaaatagaattttttttattaactcATAAGATCATGGCATTATTATAATCAGTATTATAGTTCATAGTATCATAGTTTCTGAAACCATAAACTATGTTGATACCAAAGTTCATCAGAAAGTTAAAAGAGTGGCCAAGGAATTCAAAATGGTAAAGTtttgtaaggttgaatggagagaagcATGTGGTTGGTGAGAGCCTgtgctagatggaatgaagaaggaaatgaagggatgtatgagagatatggtataGCAGGGAATTCACAAGTAATGAATTAGAGTGGTAGAGTGCTTGAAATATAATACTTCCACTTACATCACAAAACACTAAAACTTtctgcaactcctcctcactcttggcaaacaaaacagtatcatctgcaaacagactcCATATCTGCACCTCCCTTTACCGGTTTTGCttccatctctcttatcactccatctatatatcatatatcaaaaaggtacagtgacatcacatagccctgccttacacccacatgtttaccagaacttttgcttaactctccatccactcttacacatgcatttgctacacCATATAAGGCATTCACACCATTACCCAGTTGTTCCCCTTCCCCatgtccttaacacatcccataaagcattccacttgactgtcagatgctttctccagatccataaaacatgcatacagcttcttacctttaaCTAGATAATTTTCCATGCtcatctgattcacacattccctacctttccAAAAAAACCCTTTCTCCTAACTATTTCTGCATTCAGTGACTTccatcaccctatcaatcaacacttttGCATAAATTTTTCCTGGTatgcttaacagacttattcccctacagTTGCCACATACATACTTAGCACTTTTACCTTCGAATGAAAGAACAATTATAGCTTTcactcaggcacaaccttcttttTTCATGCATCaactttatcacactttctcctccatacttcaacatttcatttgtaatcccatccactcaggtgcctttcctaccttcagcctcattattgccattTTTATCCCCCATCTTGCCATAGGCCCCTGTATTTGTGTCAATTTCCTAACATCcctcatacccatgcatgtaacaactgctgccttacCTTCTCCCACATTTGTCATTCTTCAAAATTACTCCTTTCATCTTCTTTTCTCTTACTCCTTTTTATACAACAgctccttttctttccttcaaacattaatattaccactcttacatccaccactCTCCTTTTttaacttccttccttcctttacaattttttttttatacttgattgctgtattccacattagtgaggaacagataaagaaaggccacatccactcacatccattctctagctgtcatgtacaatatctTATTTTTCCATAACTTTTCACCAAACTTTCAACCaaaatcttcattttcttcattttctctttccatgctTTTTCTCTATTTGCTTCTTAACATTCTTTTCatgcatcttatattcttccttcaTCCTTTGCTGAACTTGATGCTACATTCCTTAAGAGCAATATACCAAATGccattttctttacttccatagcatttctaatctcatccggccaccatgcatttcccttttttttcttatatctcatgaccttaTATCCAGCAACTAATTCTACAACCCTTAACAGtctttttctaaaaaatttcaaCACCTTATTCAAACATGACTCTcatcagtcatcccatttacattcagttgCTCATCCCTTTTACTCCCTGGCATAACTGAGGGCctccagtgcctcttcttagcctctggtgcctcaccctttacaggccattggcagaggttATCTTCAGTGCAGTATTTCCCAGAGCAAATCTAGTTTTGCTTTTTTTGAGTGAGTGTAGTCATTTAGGAAATGTTTTCCTTCATGCTGTGCCTCTAACTTCTTGCAAATTGTTGCAGCCTTCTCTCTTTGGAAGTAAGGTGTATTTATTCTATTTAGCTTAAATCAAGCCTAACCCAACCTGGTCTGTGCTATCATAAGTCAGCTTTGCTTTAGTTTGGTTGTCATATTTTTTTGTAATTCTTATATTCAATGCTGTGCTTTCTATGATCTTCAATACCTGCCCCACTTTGTAGAATTCACTCAAAACTGCAGGATGGAGGTTCGGGGATTTTTGCACACATTAGATGGGGTCATGTTAttttcataaacttctcattTCAAGCATCACATCAATTGCCCTGAGAAATTACTTGTAAAGAAACTAATGGTAATATGTGAGTTTAGGGGTACAGCAACATTCTGTTAAGTGTTACTGTAATGTCTTATTGTTCTGAAAACAGAATGAGACTTgcatttattaatatttctttCATTGAACTTTCTCTAATAGCCAACATTAACATGATAATGTCATTGCAGTGCATTTGTATACACACTAATCTCCTTTCAGGTGATGTAACTACAAAACCAGAACAATTTCATTTTTAAGTAATAAGAATAAAGTTAATACTCAGTATTGGGGAAAGTTAGGTGAAGTTATAGTAGTTTTATTTTGTTTAATCATTTCGCTGAGCTTTACGTTAACCGCAGATTTCCCGCTGGTCCATATAACCCTCCCCACTATTTCTTCCTGTTGTAGGATAAGAATGTCCACCTTTTGTGTATTATTTTCGGAATTAAAGAAATTGACACCATAATAAATACCATTCCACAATCCAATCCTCCATCATTAAATAGTAATTACCATGTCCATTAGTAGTGATTACTGAGAGCTAATTATCTGACTTTTCAATTCCGAATAGAAATTATTCCTATTTAGAGCCTTACCCCAAAAAAGAGGAATCGTTGACATCGAGTTGGTTACCTTCAAgttttgaagtgaaaaaaaatcctttatgtAGTTTCTAACATAATAGTAAATAACGTTTGCCTGAAAAATACAGTTTTATCAAGTTTAATGTTAATGACACTCACCTTTTTCGCCTCATCTTGCCTTTTAACGTCATTAATGACAGACATAAAATTTGCATCAGACTTTATCTCTTTTTCTTCGGCATAATTTGTGACTTTTTCTAAATCAGCAGCCCCACTGTCGTGCTTTGCCGCtttcttctctttactttttgTTTCAACCTCGTCTTCCATTTCGTGATTTTCGTCGTGGAACATTATTTGAGATAATCTCTTCAACGAGAACCACCCACCAACGTCGCCGTGTTTACAAGTGGCTCAGCTGGGCTGCTTGCCCGCTGGGGTATACAGTTTGCGTATGTGGTGTATGAGCTATACACTTCAGTACTTCTAATTTTCATTTCTGAAACTTCCATAAAAGAatcaatgaaggaaaaaaaaattaatatcaatTCTAAGTAACTGCTTATACGTAACCGCTTATACGTTTTATTGAGAAAAAAATGCACTGCGTCCAGTATTTATAGAAATAATTTAAGCAATTCCATATCTTCTATGGTGCCTCTTTATTATTCGAGGCTACGTCGGACCTGGGTCATCTTTCCACTGATTTGCATGATGATACAGCTCCGTGCTTCGTCGGAGACCATGCTGCTGCCGTTGTTTGGTTACACGTAaattgtacacacaaacacacacacacacacacacacacacacatatagttgtCAGCAGATGAAACCGGTctatgttcttggtgctacccaaCTACACGAAAAACATTATCCGCATGTGTATGAATAATGTGTAAAAGAACCCCGGGAGTAGAGAGGCGGAACTCGATGCTGTTATGTTTGTTCGAGAGGCTTACCGTTCTCTGGCGGCCCGGGTAAATTTGGTAAACAATGACATTATTAGGTATGTCCAGGTATATTTAGACTATTAGACTAAGACTATTAGACTAAGTGAAATGTGTGTTTACATAAGGTTGCATTAATGAATTTAAGAAATTAAGCAGAGATTTGTAACGAACACAAAATTGTAGACATACTAAAGGGGTAGGATGTATTTATTGCAAACCAGACTGAGGAAGGGCATGAGGTAACATTGAAGAGAATGTAAATACCACATATGAAGGGAAATCATATTTTATAAGTAAGAAGTAGGAGTCTTTAAATGAGAGCATCGATGTCGAGGCTGATGGAGTTAATTGTAGGGTAGCCTCCACTGCTGTTTGAATCCATGAGAAATTCGCCTTAGAGATCGTGAATGGAAGTGATGAGCTAAATGGAATACTGGTCATTGAAAATGTATTGCTCAGTAAATGACTTCGGATAAAGAATAAGACCCTGTTTCCCTTGCCTTTTGGGTCAAAGGCCCTTCCACCATTTGGTGGCCTCCGTGCCAAAAATGTGTCCTGTGGCATTGACAAACTTAGAGACTGTATTCAGAATTCATGCCTCATTTTAGAATAGTTGTGACGTGATTATTAATAGTTTATGTGCAGTTTTGTCGATACACATCATTTGTCATCCATATATTCTTCCTTTTGCATTTAAAACATTGCACTTTCATTTGATGTTTTAGTTGTATTTTGATTAGGTAAATTATGTTAATGTGATATGACCATAAAGATTCAGCCACTGTTTAGTAAATAGCCGTTGCAAGTGATTCATTCCTATTTCAAGTCATTCTTCTTTTACTTTTGAGAGGAATGatgtactttttattttttttttgcctatatTTTGCATGGGAAATCTTTACTTGCAAGATGGGATTTGATGTATTAGTATTATCCCATTGTTTATGACAGCATGTTATAAGCACTTCGATCTGTAGATTTACCTGTTTTTCACTTTACTCATACTAATTTTTCTTAAGTTAAaccattaatatcatcatctctTCATGTGAGAAATAGTTTCTGATTATGGTAAATCCAGATGCCAGACATGCATGCCAGGTTGGATGGAGTTCCTTTTCAAGGTACTTCTTTATGGAAGCATTCCTTGCTGGTTAGTTTTCTTAACAGGCTAACATTGGGTTTTGGTAATTATTTTCCTCTCCATGTACCAACTTGATGTTGGAATAGTCATCAGATAGTAAACCAGTCCTTTTATAAAGAGGCTCTCATTTACTTGAGGCATAAAATTCAGAGAAACTGCCAAAATGGTCAATTTATGAGCCATGacaacacactttcacacactgcTGTCTCCATTGAAGAATTTTTTGGCTAAAAACAAAAATCCTGTTTTACCAAACCCTACATCAGGGCCATTTGATTACTTTAGGAGTAGGGTGGGATTATGAATCTCAAATTTTTGGAAGGGCCATACATTTAttttacctccagtttttctctcaaaacatttcattcagCTAATTATTACAGTTGATCACATGTTTCATTCAGCTGACTGATACAGTTGGTCATGATAAAAGTCTATTTATGTAACATTTCATTAGCACTTAATTGATTTTATTGATTTACTTTAATTCTAAGTATGTTAAAGGGCCATTGAAAAACCACTCAAGGGCAGGGTTTGGCCCATGGGCCACCAATTGAATTGCCCAATCCTACATGTTCACTTGACCTTGCCCCATGTGATTTTTGCTGTTCtcaagtatgaaaatgaaacagaaaggttgaagatttgatgatattctAGCCATCCAAAATGATATGAAAGTGGAACCTGATTAGTTCACTGTTGAAGACTGTTGATAAGAATGTTGTATGTACTCTATTCTTGAAAGTAAGAACTTTTTGATCTCACCTCAGATATATAACTGTTTCACTGATTTACACTAATTAGTACCCAAGACATCTcacagatacttaaattccttcacttcttccagtttttttatCTCCCGCCCACCATATCTTCTTTTACTCgacatggttttacaaaatctctACTTTCACTCCtgttcctttcaaacaccattacttttatttacagttactttcaatcacctatgcttacatCATAACACACAAACTTCTGcacctcctcttcactctcagcaaacaacacagtatcatatgcaaacaggcttgccactaaccaccatatttcactgtcactcaccatttctgcaccccctttccctagttatgctttcatttctcttatcactccatccatatactctttctttttctttcatactattcgccatttcccacgttagtgaggtagcgtttagaacagaggactaggcctttgagggaatatcctcaccttggcccattctctcttctttcttttgaaggctcagactagggtgtctaaatgtgtgtggatgtaaccaagatgagaaaaaaggag
Proteins encoded in this region:
- the LOC139754217 gene encoding huntingtin-interacting protein K, whose amino-acid sequence is MFHDENHEMEDEVETKSKEKKAAKHDSGAADLEKVTNYAEEKEIKSDANFMSVINDVKRQDEAKKIAKEQELAKVSIKKEDVELIMKELEIPKVKAERALREHQGNLIETLVMLTN